The following are from one region of the Paenibacillus sabinae T27 genome:
- a CDS encoding ABC transporter ATP-binding protein: MSAAAPVVELKQITKRFPGIVANDSISLTLEKGEIHALLGENGAGKSTLMNIVFGLYQPDEGSIEIGGKPVVIDSPNKAIELGIGMVHQHFKLVEPFTVTENIILGMEPRKGLKIDYKSAAEQVRKLSELYGLQVNPHARIHDISVGMQQRVEIMKTLYRGADILIFDEPTAVLTPQEINELMAIMKRLVAEGKSIILITHKLKEIMSISDRVTIIRRGKVIDTVKTSETNPNELAEKMVGRDVTFKVDKQEPKVGQTVLKLSGVNSKNKEGISVLDNLNFEVKAGEILGIAGVDGNGQSELVQAITGLRKIDSGSITVEGKEIANLSPRKISEMNVSHIPEDRHKHGLVLDFTVSENMVLETYYKSPYNRKGFMNNELIDKHAEELVQAFDVRTPSIHNAARSLSGGNQQKAIIAREIDKEPTLLIAAQPTRGLDVGAIEFVQKQLIAQRDQGKAVLLVSFELDEIMNVSDRIAVIYEGHIVGEVLPKDTNDQELGLMMAGSLKQGGKAGV, encoded by the coding sequence ATGAGTGCAGCGGCTCCTGTCGTAGAGTTGAAGCAAATCACGAAGCGTTTTCCCGGTATCGTCGCCAATGACTCTATCAGCCTGACGCTGGAGAAAGGCGAGATTCATGCGCTGCTCGGCGAGAATGGGGCAGGCAAATCCACATTAATGAATATCGTATTCGGACTGTATCAGCCCGACGAAGGCAGTATTGAAATCGGCGGCAAACCGGTTGTTATCGACAGCCCCAATAAAGCGATCGAGCTTGGCATCGGCATGGTCCACCAGCATTTCAAGCTTGTAGAACCATTCACAGTAACGGAAAATATCATTCTCGGCATGGAGCCGAGGAAAGGCCTTAAAATCGACTATAAATCCGCAGCGGAGCAGGTTCGAAAGCTGTCGGAGCTGTACGGTCTTCAAGTGAATCCTCATGCCAGAATCCACGACATTTCCGTCGGGATGCAGCAGCGTGTGGAAATTATGAAAACCTTGTACCGCGGAGCGGATATTCTTATATTTGACGAGCCTACTGCCGTTCTGACCCCTCAGGAAATCAATGAACTAATGGCAATTATGAAGCGCCTCGTTGCCGAGGGCAAATCCATTATTCTGATCACTCACAAGCTTAAGGAAATCATGTCGATATCGGACCGGGTGACCATTATCCGCCGCGGGAAGGTGATCGACACTGTCAAAACGTCGGAGACCAATCCGAACGAGCTGGCGGAGAAAATGGTCGGTCGGGATGTAACGTTTAAAGTGGACAAGCAGGAGCCGAAAGTCGGACAGACGGTTCTTAAGCTGAGCGGAGTAAACAGTAAGAACAAGGAAGGTATCTCCGTGCTCGACAATCTGAACTTTGAAGTCAAGGCTGGAGAAATTCTGGGCATTGCCGGCGTGGATGGAAACGGTCAGAGCGAGCTGGTTCAGGCCATCACCGGCCTCCGCAAGATCGATTCGGGTTCCATTACCGTGGAGGGTAAGGAAATCGCCAACCTGTCTCCGCGCAAAATATCGGAAATGAATGTATCGCATATCCCGGAGGACCGGCATAAGCACGGTCTCGTGCTGGACTTCACCGTAAGCGAGAATATGGTGCTGGAAACCTATTACAAAAGCCCGTATAACCGGAAAGGTTTTATGAATAACGAATTGATCGACAAGCATGCCGAGGAACTCGTTCAGGCTTTTGACGTGCGTACACCATCGATACACAACGCGGCCCGTTCCCTGTCGGGAGGCAACCAGCAAAAAGCGATTATTGCGCGGGAAATAGACAAGGAACCGACCCTGCTGATTGCAGCGCAGCCGACTCGCGGCCTTGATGTGGGCGCCATCGAATTTGTGCAGAAGCAGCTGATCGCCCAGCGGGATCAGGGCAAAGCGGTGCTGCTCGTCTCCTTCGAGCTGGATGAAATCATGAATGTATCCGACCGTATCGCTGTGATTTATGAAGGGCATATCGTCGGTGAGGTATTACCGAAGGATACGAATGATCAGGAGCTTGGACTAATGATGGCGGGCAGCCTGAAGCAGGGAGGTAAAGCGGGTGTTTAA
- a CDS encoding ABC transporter permease gives MFKFKKIFATDSYIVPLVAILLGLLVGAIVMLIGGYDPIAAYGALFKRVFGSPYDFGEAIREMTPLMLTGLSVAFAFRSGLFNIGADGQVLIGMTAASLIGIKWAGLPMFLLVPLAVIGAGLFGGLWAGIAGYLKAKRGINEVITTIMMNWVALYLANYIVRTFLLIPGQDRSEDIPASLSITFLVSFFDNARIHWGTIIALAAALFFYIYLWKTKQGFEMRAVGLNPHAAEYAGMNVGRNVMKSMFIAGVFAGLAGAGEVLGVFHYQSVFAASPGYGFDGIAVALLGLTHPLGVILAAILYGMLTYGSAGMSFNADVPPELIRIVIGSIIFFIAAQGIVRWVLKPFYFKRKKEKVL, from the coding sequence GTGTTTAAGTTCAAAAAAATATTTGCGACAGACAGCTACATCGTGCCGCTTGTCGCGATTCTGCTTGGACTGCTGGTCGGTGCAATCGTTATGCTGATCGGGGGCTATGACCCGATTGCGGCTTATGGGGCCTTGTTCAAACGTGTTTTTGGAAGTCCGTATGATTTCGGCGAAGCGATCCGGGAAATGACGCCGCTTATGCTGACCGGTCTTTCAGTAGCCTTCGCGTTCCGTTCCGGCCTGTTTAATATCGGCGCGGACGGACAGGTGCTGATCGGCATGACGGCAGCATCTCTAATCGGCATCAAATGGGCCGGTTTGCCTATGTTCCTTCTCGTTCCGCTCGCAGTGATTGGAGCAGGGCTGTTCGGCGGGCTGTGGGCCGGCATTGCCGGATATCTGAAAGCCAAGCGAGGCATCAATGAAGTTATAACGACCATCATGATGAACTGGGTCGCTCTTTATTTGGCCAATTACATCGTCCGGACATTTTTGCTGATCCCGGGGCAGGACCGTTCGGAGGATATTCCGGCTTCCTTGTCGATAACCTTTCTGGTCTCATTCTTCGATAATGCCCGTATTCACTGGGGAACCATTATCGCGCTTGCGGCTGCGCTGTTCTTTTACATCTATTTGTGGAAGACAAAACAGGGCTTTGAGATGCGGGCTGTGGGGCTGAATCCCCATGCCGCCGAATATGCCGGGATGAACGTCGGGCGAAACGTAATGAAATCCATGTTTATTGCGGGAGTGTTTGCGGGGCTCGCCGGAGCGGGAGAGGTGCTTGGCGTGTTCCATTACCAGTCGGTGTTTGCGGCATCGCCGGGCTACGGCTTTGACGGTATCGCTGTGGCGCTGCTGGGGCTTACACATCCGCTTGGCGTCATTCTGGCTGCGATTCTGTACGGCATGCTGACTTACGGATCGGCGGGCATGAGCTTCAACGCGGACGTGCCGCCGGAGCTGATTCGTATCGTAATCGGATCGATCATATTCTTCATCGCGGCACAGGGTATTGTGCGCTGGGTGCTTAAGCCTTTCTACTTCAAGCGCAAGAAAGAGAAGGTGTTATAG
- a CDS encoding ABC transporter permease — MDVLTLLGQMLNTTLVFSTALIFAALGGIFSERSGVVNIGLEGLMMFGAFAAAVGGYYAQDAGYTDLAPWIGLLCAMAVGMLGSLIHAVASITFKADQTISGTVINFLAAGSTLYLVKLLFEGAGETPLIDGFSVTPIPWLSQIPVLGTGIFSSYPTTYLAIILVIVVYFLLFKTPFGLRLRSVGEHPSAADTLGVNVNRMRYIGVLLSGMLAGMGGATITLTTTGTFAHNTISGQGFIAIAAMIFGKWNPLGAFGAAVFFGFSQAIRNYVQMFGWSQNIPQEFIYMIPYVLTVIVLVSAVGRSSAPSALGQSYDPSKR, encoded by the coding sequence ATGGATGTGCTGACGCTGCTAGGCCAAATGCTTAATACGACGCTTGTATTCTCTACAGCGCTCATTTTCGCCGCTCTGGGCGGCATCTTCTCCGAACGCTCGGGCGTGGTGAACATCGGGCTTGAGGGCCTCATGATGTTCGGCGCCTTTGCCGCCGCTGTTGGCGGATATTATGCCCAAGATGCGGGATACACCGACCTGGCTCCTTGGATTGGCCTGCTCTGCGCCATGGCGGTTGGTATGCTCGGATCGCTTATTCATGCCGTCGCCTCCATTACGTTCAAGGCGGATCAGACGATCAGTGGCACGGTGATCAATTTCCTTGCCGCAGGCAGTACGCTTTATCTGGTAAAGCTTCTGTTCGAAGGAGCGGGCGAAACGCCGTTGATTGACGGCTTCAGCGTGACTCCGATTCCGTGGCTATCCCAAATTCCGGTCCTTGGCACGGGAATATTCAGCAGCTACCCGACCACTTATTTGGCGATTATTCTTGTTATCGTTGTCTATTTCCTGCTCTTCAAGACGCCGTTCGGTCTTCGCCTTCGGTCGGTGGGCGAGCATCCGAGCGCTGCGGATACGCTTGGCGTGAACGTCAACCGGATGCGTTATATCGGCGTTCTGCTCAGCGGCATGCTGGCGGGCATGGGCGGAGCGACGATCACGCTGACGACGACAGGAACCTTTGCTCATAATACAATTTCAGGCCAGGGCTTCATCGCAATCGCGGCAATGATCTTCGGCAAATGGAATCCGCTCGGCGCGTTCGGCGCGGCCGTCTTCTTCGGGTTCTCGCAAGCGATTCGCAACTATGTTCAAATGTTCGGATGGTCCCAGAATATTCCTCAGGAATTCATTTACATGATTCCTTATGTGCTGACCGTTATTGTTCTTGTAAGTGCCGTCGGGCGATCCTCGGCTCCATCGGCACTCGGACAGTCTTACGATCCAAGCAAGCGTTAG
- a CDS encoding GNAT family N-acetyltransferase, producing MIRYRRPKQDDAIIHRLIETELVPLSHLPAKMLNQVKKELPDRLGRGVTLVASHDYDSDPLGFVHFMLHGDLLYIDMLAIDSSSKRKRWGNMLMDRAERFALSRGCLRSRVAVDIGNAAGLAFYEKLGYSVVGYSSQGMCYEMEKRF from the coding sequence GTGATCCGTTACCGCAGACCCAAACAGGATGACGCGATCATTCACCGGTTGATTGAGACCGAGCTTGTTCCATTGTCCCATCTGCCTGCAAAAATGCTGAATCAGGTCAAAAAAGAACTCCCTGACCGGCTTGGACGGGGAGTTACCCTTGTGGCGAGTCACGATTACGACAGCGACCCGCTGGGATTTGTCCACTTTATGCTGCACGGAGATCTGCTGTACATCGATATGCTGGCCATCGACTCGTCTTCGAAGCGGAAACGCTGGGGAAATATGCTTATGGACCGCGCGGAGCGGTTTGCACTATCACGCGGATGCCTGCGATCCAGGGTAGCTGTAGATATCGGGAATGCCGCCGGGCTTGCTTTTTATGAAAAGCTGGGCTACTCCGTGGTCGGATATTCGTCACAGGGCATGTGCTACGAGATGGAGAAACGTTTTTAA
- the ilvB gene encoding biosynthetic-type acetolactate synthase large subunit gives MMTQIPEARSTEELRKKWMKPEVITGSEILLRSLVLEGVDTVFGYPGGAVLYIYDALYGFNDFKHVLTRHEQGAIHAADGYARASGKTGVCIATSGPGATNLVTGIATAYMDSVPLVVITGNVFSSLIGTDAFQEADITGITMPITKHSYLVRKVEDLPRIIHEAFHIASTGRKGPVLIDIPKDVSAAKTLFTPVTSVNLRGYNPRTVPNKLQLDKLVRAISEAERPIIIAGGGVIYSGAHEEMYEFVKKTEIPITTTLLGLGAFPSGHELWMGMPGMHGTYTANHAIQNCDLLINIGARFDDRVTGKLDGFAPKAKIVHIDIDPAEIGKNVSPDIPIVGDVKTVLELLLPEVERAANADAWRAQIAQWMQDQPLRYNDDGKVLKPQWVIEMINDTTEGEAIVTTDVGQHQMWAAQYYKFNHPRSWVTSGGLGTMGFGFPSAIGAQMANPERLVVSINGDGGMQMCSQELAICAIHNIPIKIVVINNEVLGMVRQWQNLIYEKRYSYTDLAGSPDFVKLAEAYGVKGLRATTKEEARSAWLEALETPGPVLVEFLVSKDENVYPMVTQGSTIDQMLMGDE, from the coding sequence ATGATGACGCAAATACCGGAAGCGCGGTCAACAGAAGAGTTACGTAAGAAATGGATGAAGCCGGAAGTGATTACCGGATCGGAGATTTTGCTCCGCAGTCTGGTGCTTGAGGGCGTGGATACGGTGTTCGGATATCCCGGCGGAGCCGTCTTGTACATCTATGACGCACTGTACGGCTTCAATGATTTCAAACATGTGCTGACCCGCCATGAGCAAGGGGCGATTCACGCGGCTGACGGATATGCAAGAGCAAGCGGCAAGACGGGCGTGTGTATCGCGACTTCCGGACCTGGAGCGACCAATCTGGTCACGGGCATTGCCACGGCCTACATGGACTCCGTTCCGCTGGTGGTGATCACGGGCAACGTATTCTCCAGCCTGATCGGTACGGACGCTTTCCAGGAAGCGGACATTACCGGCATCACGATGCCGATCACCAAACACAGCTATCTGGTGCGCAAGGTGGAGGATTTGCCAAGAATCATTCATGAAGCCTTCCACATTGCATCGACGGGCCGCAAGGGGCCGGTACTTATCGATATTCCCAAGGATGTGTCCGCGGCGAAGACGCTGTTCACACCTGTGACAAGCGTGAACCTGCGGGGATACAATCCGCGCACGGTTCCGAACAAGCTGCAGCTCGACAAGCTGGTGCGTGCGATTTCGGAAGCCGAGCGGCCGATCATCATTGCCGGCGGGGGCGTTATTTATTCCGGCGCGCATGAGGAGATGTACGAATTCGTCAAGAAGACGGAAATTCCGATCACGACCACATTGCTTGGACTGGGCGCTTTCCCGAGCGGCCATGAGCTGTGGATGGGCATGCCGGGCATGCACGGTACGTATACCGCGAACCACGCCATCCAGAACTGCGATCTGCTGATCAATATCGGCGCCCGGTTCGACGACCGCGTAACAGGCAAGCTTGACGGCTTTGCGCCAAAAGCGAAGATTGTCCATATCGACATCGACCCTGCCGAAATCGGGAAGAACGTATCCCCGGACATCCCGATCGTAGGCGATGTCAAGACGGTGCTGGAACTGCTGCTTCCCGAGGTGGAACGCGCTGCGAACGCGGACGCCTGGAGAGCGCAGATCGCCCAGTGGATGCAGGATCAGCCGCTTCGTTATAACGACGACGGCAAAGTGCTGAAGCCGCAGTGGGTCATCGAGATGATCAATGACACTACGGAGGGGGAAGCGATTGTAACGACAGACGTCGGTCAGCATCAAATGTGGGCGGCGCAGTATTACAAGTTCAATCATCCGCGTTCCTGGGTGACCTCCGGCGGTCTTGGAACGATGGGCTTCGGTTTCCCGTCGGCGATCGGCGCGCAAATGGCCAACCCGGAACGGCTTGTAGTTTCAATCAACGGCGACGGCGGCATGCAAATGTGTTCCCAGGAGCTGGCGATCTGCGCCATCCACAACATTCCGATCAAGATCGTTGTTATCAATAACGAGGTGCTCGGCATGGTTCGCCAGTGGCAGAACCTCATTTATGAGAAGCGATACAGCTATACGGATCTGGCCGGAAGCCCGGATTTTGTGAAGCTGGCTGAAGCTTACGGGGTTAAGGGGCTTCGGGCGACCACGAAGGAAGAAGCAAGGTCGGCATGGCTGGAAGCTCTGGAAACGCCGGGACCGGTATTGGTGGAATTCCTCGTATCGAAGGACGAGAATGTCTATCCGATGGTAACCCAGGGCTCGACCATCGATCAAATGCTGATGGGGGATGAATAA
- the ilvN gene encoding acetolactate synthase small subunit, with amino-acid sequence MARNTISVLVNDQPGVLQRVSGLFGRRGFNIESITVGQSEEAGLSRMVIVTLGDEEQLEQIEKQLYKLIDVIKVIDLSVRPMVARELALIKVKADPSERPEIMGVVETFRASVVDIGSTSLLVQVVGDTQKIDAMIELLKPYGIRELSRTGVTAMLRGNVQ; translated from the coding sequence GTGGCAAGAAATACGATTTCCGTACTCGTTAACGATCAGCCCGGGGTACTCCAGCGGGTATCGGGGCTGTTCGGACGGCGTGGCTTTAATATCGAGAGCATTACCGTCGGTCAATCGGAGGAAGCGGGGCTGTCCCGGATGGTCATTGTGACCTTGGGAGACGAGGAGCAGCTGGAACAGATAGAGAAGCAGCTCTACAAGCTGATCGACGTCATCAAAGTAATCGACCTCAGCGTAAGGCCGATGGTTGCCCGCGAGCTGGCGTTGATCAAAGTCAAAGCCGACCCTTCCGAGCGGCCGGAGATTATGGGTGTAGTCGAAACTTTCCGCGCTTCCGTTGTCGATATCGGCAGCACGAGCCTGCTTGTGCAGGTGGTCGGGGACACGCAGAAGATCGACGCCATGATCGAGCTCTTGAAGCCTTACGGCATCAGGGAACTTTCGCGTACGGGCGTTACGGCAATGCTCCGCGGAAATGTACAGTAG
- the ilvC gene encoding ketol-acid reductoisomerase, giving the protein MAVTTYYEQDGDLSVLKGKTIAVIGYGSQGHAQAQNLRDSGLQVIIGLREGKSFQTAKNDGFEVLPVSEAVSRADVVQILMPDETQAAVYKNEIEPNLKQGAALMFSHGFNVHFGQIIAPKDSDVLLVAPKSPGHMVRRTYEEGFGVPGLIAIEQDATGNAKAIGLAYAKGIGCTRAGVIETSFREETETDLFGEQAVLCGGVTALIKAGFETLVEAGYAPEMAYFECLHEMKLIVDLIYEGGMATMRDSISNTAEYGDYVTGPRVVTEETKKAMKAVLSDIQQGKFARDFILENQSGRAFLTATRRNEAAHPIEVVGGQLREMMAWIKK; this is encoded by the coding sequence ATGGCAGTAACAACGTACTATGAGCAGGATGGGGATCTGAGCGTATTAAAAGGTAAAACAATCGCGGTTATCGGATACGGAAGCCAAGGGCACGCTCAGGCGCAGAACCTGCGTGACAGCGGACTTCAAGTAATTATCGGCCTGCGCGAAGGCAAATCATTTCAAACCGCGAAGAATGACGGTTTTGAAGTTCTGCCGGTCTCCGAAGCGGTATCCCGTGCGGATGTGGTGCAAATTCTGATGCCTGACGAAACACAGGCGGCCGTATATAAGAATGAAATCGAACCGAACCTGAAACAAGGCGCGGCGCTCATGTTCTCCCACGGCTTCAACGTGCATTTTGGCCAAATTATCGCTCCGAAGGATTCGGATGTACTGCTGGTTGCTCCGAAGTCCCCTGGACATATGGTTCGCCGCACTTATGAAGAAGGCTTTGGCGTTCCCGGTCTGATCGCAATCGAGCAGGACGCTACAGGCAACGCGAAGGCAATCGGTCTGGCTTATGCCAAGGGCATCGGCTGTACCCGCGCAGGGGTAATCGAGACTTCCTTCCGCGAAGAAACCGAAACCGACCTGTTCGGCGAGCAAGCTGTACTGTGCGGCGGTGTAACGGCTCTGATCAAAGCGGGCTTTGAAACGCTGGTTGAAGCCGGCTATGCTCCGGAAATGGCATACTTCGAGTGCCTGCACGAAATGAAGCTGATCGTTGACCTGATCTATGAAGGCGGCATGGCTACCATGCGCGATTCCATCAGTAACACAGCGGAATACGGCGACTATGTAACCGGCCCGCGTGTCGTAACCGAAGAAACGAAGAAAGCGATGAAGGCCGTACTGAGCGACATCCAACAAGGCAAATTCGCACGCGACTTCATTCTGGAGAACCAATCCGGCCGCGCGTTCCTGACCGCTACACGCCGCAACGAAGCCGCTCATCCGATCGAGGTTGTAGGCGGACAACTGCGTGAAATGATGGCTTGGATCAAGAAATAA
- a CDS encoding 2-isopropylmalate synthase encodes MRKIYIFDTTLRDGEQSPGVNLNTREKLEIAYQLERLGIDRMEAGFPAASPGDLAAVNAVARAVKNVTVIGLSRSRETDIDAVREALQGAQDPCIHLFLATSPIHRQHKLRMDKGQVLETAQAAIRYAKKYFPKLEFSLEDAGRTELDFMAEVVGMAVREGANVINIPDTVGYLNPAEYGAIFKYLKENVPDIDRVQLSAHCHNDLGMATANTLAAIQNGADQIEGTINGIGERAGNTAIEEVAMALETRSEYFGAKTSLVLSEISRTSRLVSKLTGMVVPGNKAIVGANAFAHESGIHQDGMLKEKTTYEIMTPETIGLKESKLVLGKHSGRHAFRDKLSDLGYDLPEDELNAAFSKFKELADKKKEVSDEDILALLEARLLDTPEIYSLRTLYVTYGNEATPTAKLVLSGPPQEPIVAEAEGNGSVDAIYNAIDQATGEEVKLDDYSIKSVSQGKDAQGEVHVILSQGIVAAAGRGLSTDILEASARAYLDALNKLIEKRKTYTGRENAHL; translated from the coding sequence ATGCGGAAAATTTATATTTTCGATACAACGCTGCGTGACGGAGAACAGTCCCCCGGCGTGAATCTGAATACTCGCGAGAAGCTGGAAATTGCCTATCAGCTGGAAAGGTTGGGTATTGACCGGATGGAGGCGGGATTTCCCGCGGCGTCGCCAGGTGATTTGGCCGCGGTCAATGCCGTTGCCCGGGCGGTAAAGAATGTGACGGTCATCGGTCTTTCCCGCTCCCGCGAGACGGATATTGATGCCGTCAGGGAGGCGCTTCAGGGTGCTCAGGACCCCTGCATTCATCTGTTCCTCGCCACTTCTCCGATTCACCGACAGCACAAGCTTCGGATGGATAAAGGGCAGGTGTTGGAGACTGCGCAGGCAGCTATCCGGTACGCGAAGAAGTATTTCCCCAAGCTGGAGTTCTCGCTGGAGGATGCGGGGCGGACCGAGCTTGACTTTATGGCCGAGGTCGTCGGCATGGCGGTACGTGAAGGCGCGAACGTCATCAACATTCCCGATACGGTCGGTTATCTGAACCCCGCGGAATACGGGGCGATCTTCAAATATTTAAAGGAAAATGTTCCCGATATAGATCGCGTTCAGCTTAGCGCGCATTGCCATAACGATCTGGGAATGGCAACGGCGAACACGCTGGCGGCCATACAGAACGGGGCGGATCAAATCGAGGGCACGATCAACGGCATTGGCGAACGGGCGGGCAATACGGCCATTGAAGAAGTGGCGATGGCGCTGGAAACGCGCAGCGAATATTTCGGCGCGAAGACCTCGCTTGTCCTGTCCGAAATCTCCCGTACGAGCCGTCTGGTCAGCAAGCTGACCGGCATGGTGGTGCCGGGCAACAAGGCGATCGTTGGCGCGAACGCTTTTGCTCATGAGTCGGGTATCCATCAGGACGGCATGCTGAAGGAGAAGACGACGTACGAGATCATGACGCCGGAAACGATCGGTTTGAAAGAAAGCAAGCTGGTGCTCGGCAAGCATTCCGGGCGGCACGCCTTCCGCGACAAGTTGAGCGATCTCGGCTATGATCTGCCGGAAGACGAGTTGAATGCAGCGTTCTCCAAATTCAAGGAGCTGGCGGACAAGAAAAAGGAAGTATCCGACGAGGATATCCTCGCGCTGCTGGAAGCCAGACTGCTCGATACGCCGGAAATCTACAGCCTGCGCACCCTGTATGTCACATACGGCAATGAAGCGACGCCTACGGCGAAGCTGGTTCTAAGCGGTCCGCCGCAGGAACCGATTGTCGCCGAAGCCGAAGGGAACGGTTCGGTGGATGCGATTTATAACGCGATCGACCAGGCGACGGGCGAGGAAGTCAAGCTTGACGACTATTCCATTAAATCGGTCAGCCAGGGCAAGGACGCCCAGGGCGAAGTGCACGTCATTCTGTCGCAGGGCATTGTAGCCGCGGCGGGAAGAGGACTCAGCACCGATATTCTGGAAGCCAGTGCCCGGGCTTATCTGGATGCGCTGAACAAGCTCATCGAGAAGCGCAAGACGTATACGGGGCGTGAAAACGCCCATTTATAG
- a CDS encoding DMT family transporter: MKNTWLGSIYLALAASIWGGMYVVVKIVVAVIPPLELVWMRYLVAIIALAAIGWIKRQSWRIHKRDIFLIIAIGIIGNAISIVTQETGTMLSSAQMGAIITSSTPAFMVIFARLLLKERLTVQKGLSVCLATIGVLLIVGVDHVNLTGKLGGISLLVAALTWALMSVLVKRVPSDYSQIVVTTYSILVALIVLTPFVLGRLSAIPVAQLGHPAIWGGILYLGIVSTAGGFLLWNRGLQMLNASSGGLFFFFQPVVGTWLGWLILGEKIGVTFWFGSVLILSGVVLVLYEKK, encoded by the coding sequence ATGAAAAACACTTGGTTAGGTTCGATCTATTTGGCTTTAGCCGCCAGCATTTGGGGCGGAATGTACGTCGTCGTTAAAATAGTCGTAGCGGTCATACCGCCGCTTGAGCTGGTGTGGATGCGCTATTTGGTAGCTATAATCGCCCTTGCTGCGATCGGATGGATCAAACGGCAAAGCTGGCGAATCCATAAACGGGATATCTTTCTCATCATAGCTATTGGAATCATCGGCAACGCGATTTCGATTGTTACCCAGGAAACGGGCACCATGCTGTCCTCTGCACAAATGGGAGCGATTATCACTTCTTCGACACCGGCATTTATGGTTATTTTTGCCCGGCTGCTGCTTAAAGAACGGCTCACTGTACAAAAGGGGCTTTCCGTCTGCCTCGCGACCATCGGAGTTCTTCTCATCGTCGGCGTCGATCATGTGAATCTGACCGGCAAGCTTGGCGGCATTTCACTGCTTGTGGCCGCGCTAACCTGGGCGCTCATGTCGGTTCTGGTCAAGCGCGTGCCGAGTGATTATTCGCAGATTGTCGTGACGACTTATTCCATTCTGGTTGCCCTGATCGTATTGACCCCTTTTGTTTTGGGGCGGTTATCCGCCATCCCTGTCGCTCAATTGGGACATCCTGCGATCTGGGGAGGCATCTTGTATTTGGGGATTGTCTCAACGGCTGGGGGATTCCTGCTCTGGAACCGGGGATTGCAAATGCTTAACGCTTCAAGCGGGGGGCTGTTTTTCTTCTTTCAACCTGTAGTGGGGACATGGCTTGGCTGGCTTATTCTTGGCGAGAAGATAGGCGTTACGTTCTGGTTCGGGTCCGTCCTGATTCTTAGCGGGGTTGTATTGGTTCTTTACGAGAAAAAATAA
- a CDS encoding RNA polymerase sigma factor: MSAVLSGERQAFAHLVTRYQGMVYRVCVKITGEPESAKDMAQEVFIKAYKALPSFRGQSSFSTWLYRIAYRTCLDYKRASDREWKHRSMADYTENDYVTDQTPEHAVLRKEASEELGESVNSLAEPYRSVVQLYYFNRQSYQEIAEVKGVSVKTVESQLYRARQIMRRKGERWE, translated from the coding sequence ATATCGGCCGTGTTAAGCGGCGAGCGTCAAGCTTTTGCGCATCTGGTGACGCGTTATCAGGGCATGGTATACCGGGTGTGCGTAAAAATAACGGGAGAACCCGAGTCGGCCAAAGACATGGCCCAGGAGGTATTCATTAAAGCCTACAAGGCGCTTCCCTCCTTCCGGGGTCAATCCTCATTTTCTACCTGGTTGTACCGCATCGCCTACCGCACTTGTCTCGACTACAAAAGAGCGAGTGACAGGGAGTGGAAGCACCGCAGCATGGCGGATTACACGGAGAATGACTATGTGACCGACCAGACACCGGAGCATGCCGTGCTTCGCAAGGAGGCCTCCGAAGAGCTTGGCGAAAGTGTGAACAGTCTTGCGGAACCGTACCGGTCGGTTGTGCAGCTGTACTATTTTAACAGGCAAAGCTATCAGGAAATTGCGGAAGTGAAGGGCGTCTCGGTAAAAACGGTCGAGTCCCAGCTGTACCGCGCCAGACAGATCATGCGAAGAAAAGGGGAGAGATGGGAATGA
- a CDS encoding zf-HC2 domain-containing protein, with translation MKCTAVTEWLPHYIEGLLSPEAERELTRHIEGCSGCARWLEEARAMEQIWKEMDGDDELRLSFGGPDLVPPVMAEIERLEDARRSNNTQDSPSRRRFALRTSWIHYGLAACLTFVLLEFGVFEQLGYGLTEINGHMSSSVTKLFGAQRTH, from the coding sequence ATGAAATGTACTGCAGTGACGGAATGGCTTCCCCATTATATCGAAGGTCTTCTGTCTCCCGAAGCGGAGCGGGAATTGACGCGTCATATCGAAGGATGTTCCGGCTGCGCACGGTGGCTGGAGGAAGCAAGGGCGATGGAACAGATATGGAAAGAGATGGACGGCGACGATGAGCTCAGGCTGTCTTTCGGGGGGCCCGATCTTGTCCCGCCGGTGATGGCGGAAATCGAACGGCTGGAGGACGCGCGGCGCAGCAATAATACGCAAGACAGTCCTTCCAGAAGACGGTTTGCGCTCCGGACCTCATGGATTCACTATGGCCTTGCCGCCTGTCTAACCTTTGTACTGCTGGAGTTCGGCGTGTTTGAGCAGCTGGGCTACGGGCTTACCGAAATCAACGGCCATATGTCGAGCTCGGTTACCAAGCTGTTCGGCGCCCAAAGAACGCATTAA